One genomic segment of Brassica napus cultivar Da-Ae chromosome A3, Da-Ae, whole genome shotgun sequence includes these proteins:
- the LOC106438246 gene encoding probable pectinesterase/pectinesterase inhibitor 17 encodes MAFRVDILTFVFLCILAASTVSGYNSKDVKAWCSQTPNPKPCEYFLTHNSNQKPIKSESEFLKISMKLALDRAILAKSHASTLGPKCRDTREKAAWEDCIKLYDFTVSKINETMNPNVKCSKTDAQTWLSTALTNLDTCRAGFLELGVTDIVLPLMSNNVSNLICNTLAINKVPFNYTPPGKDGFPSWVKPGDRKLLQSSTPRDNAVVAKDGSGNFRTIKDAINAASGSGRFVIYVKQGVYSENLEIRKKNVMLRGDGKGRTIITGSRSVGGGSTTFNSATVAAVGDGFIARGITFRNTAGANNAQAVALRSGSDLSVFYQCSFEGYQDTLYVHSNRQFYRDCDVYGTVDFIFGNAAAVLQNCNIFARRPRSRTNTITAQGRSDPNQNTGIIIHNSRVTAASDLRPVLGSTKTYLGRPWRQYSRTVFMKTSLDSLIDPRGWLEWDGNFALSTLFYAEFQNTGPGASTSGRVTWPGFRVLSSTSEASRFTVGSFLAGSSWIPSDVPFTSGL; translated from the exons ATGGCTTTTCGAGTTGATATTCTAACATTTGTGTTCTTATGCATTTTAGCCGCATCCACCGTTTCCGGGTACAATTCCAAAGACGTGAAAGCGTGGTGCAGccaaactccaaaccctaaaccatgcgAGTACTTCTTAACCCACAACTcaaaccaaaagcccataaaatCCGAGTCAGAGTTCCTCAAAATCTCAATGAAACTAGCTCTAGACCGAGCCATCCTCGCCAAATCCCACGCGTCCACACTAGGACCAAAGTGCCGCGACACACGTGAAAAAGCTGCTTGGGAAGATTGCATCAAGCTCTACGACTTCACCGTCTCTAAAATCAACGAGACCATGAACCCAAACGTGAAGTGCTCGAAAACCGACGCACAAACATGGCTCAGCACGGCTCTAACTAATCTTGACACTTGTCGTGCCGGGTTCTTAGAGCTTGGTGTTACCGATATCGTCCTTCCATTAATGTCAAACAACGTCTCAAATCTTATATGCAATACACTCGCCATCAACAAAGTTCCATTCAACTATACCCCACCCGGGAAAGACGGGTTTCCTTCGTGGGTCAAACCCGGAGACCGGAAACTTCTGCAAAGCTCGACACCAAGAGATAACGCGGTGGTGGCTAAAGACGGGTCTGGTAATTTTAGGACGATTAAAGACGCGATCAACGCTGCTTCAGGGAGTGGTAGGTTCGTGATATATGTGAAGCAAGGCGTTTACAGTGAGAATCTTGAGATTCGAAAAAAGAATGTTATGTTGAGAGGTGATGGTAAAGGGAGAACGATTATTACAGGAAGCAGAAGTGTTGGAGGAGGATCGACCACGTTTAATTCAGCTACTGTCG CCGCGGTTGGAGATGGATTTATAGCACGTGGAATAACATTTAGAAACACGGCGGGTGCAAACAATGCACAAGCAGTTGCTCTAAGATCGGGGTCGGATCTATCTGTTTTCTACCAATGCAGCTTCGAAGGTTACCAAGACACACTTTACGTTCATTCGAACCGTCAATTCTACCGTGATTGCGATGTTTATGGAACCGTGGACTTCATCTTCGGAAATGCAGCAGCTGTTCTCCAAAACTGCAACATCTTCGCACGTCGTCCACGTAGTCGAACTAACACAATCACTGCTCAAGGAAGATCAGACCCAAATCAAAACACGGGTATTATTATCCACAACTCTCGGGTCACCGCCGCCTCAGATCTCCGACCTGTTCTTGGATCTACCAAGACTTATTTGGGTCGACCATGGAGACAATATTCAAGGACAGTGTTTATGAAGACTTCTTtggatagtttgattgatccaCGTGGATGGCTTGAGTGGGACGGTAACTTTGCTTTAAGTACATTGTTTTATGCTGAGTTTCAGAATACGGGTCCGGGTGCTTCGACTTCAGGTCGGGTCACATGGCCTGGATTTCGGGTCCTTAGTTCTACCTCAGAGGCTTCAAGGTTTACTGTTGGTAGTTTCCTTGCTGGTAGCTCTTGGATTCCATCGGACGTACCATTTACGTCTGGTCTTTGA
- the LOC106351277 gene encoding uncharacterized protein LOC106351277, producing MNSNSQAPISGDVTTTKPNGKDVVSSAEPVKRVGQTGVFLARSASGVSKSKKPVGRAVISSTDTANRAGHPGDPLATAISGDSKSKKSSGKAVASSAEPVKETRQHGVSPAIAVSGDPKSKILNGRSVVSSSAEVLFFRDVKYGPQEGELRFRLIHFWEARNALTKVLFGLEMILIDGQGTVIQGFIPPNRIETYLPHMFAGSVYRLNNFYGSKSKTVYRVAEPLVTIAFSWNSVLSPLENSPVPFPEDRFRFYGYEEFEAACDLKGDLYDYVGHMKLVNEQTLSDSLVLDEVEIASSRRILVHVQTHDGPVMKLYIWDKVAVDFCEKFKALGKPPTVILVTTVNPKRFGGALTLSSLSSSRVFFDMDVQATREYLAWFDSNTEVANRVYAEIVTKAETATIGELLSYMMQEEAKVAWFECTATIDDVVRDSAWYYIACGGCKTKATKGPTTLMCKKCGKTEIVGTPEYLTKISVYDNNDHASFVLLGDAGRELTGMKASDLVESYFEANENVGDDHVVPVPQSLTDSIGQSRTFIIKVSKHNLDGKTQTLTVTKVLPLEVPALEGDIDEGVKEEPVDEKDGAADGNVKRISDGIESGETKRAKCD from the exons ATGAATTCCAACAGTCAAGCACCTATTTCCGGCGATGTTACCACGACGAAACCAAACGGAAAAGACGTTGTCTCCTCCGCCGAGCCTGTCAAACGAGTCGGTCAAACCGGAGTCTTTCTCGCCAGATCTGCTTCTGGCGTTTCAAAATCTAAGAAACCAGTCGGCAGAGCCGTTATCTCCTCTACCGATACGGCCAACCGAGCCGGTCATCCCGGAGACCCTCTCGCTACAGCTATCTCCGGCGATTCCAAGTCCAAGAAATCAAGCGGCAAAGCCGTTGCCTCCTCCGCCGAGCCGGTCAAAGAAACCCGTCAACACGGAGTCTCTCCCGCTATCGCTGTCTCCGGCGATCCAAAGTCCAAGATACTCAACGGCAGATCCGTCGTCTCCTCCTCCGCCGAAGTACTGTTCTTCAGAGATGTCAAGTACGGACCACAAGAAGGCGAGCTAAGGTTTCGTCTGATACATTTTTGGGAGGCTCGGAACGCACTCACGAAGGTCCTGTTCGGTCTCGAAATGATTCTGATCGACGGACAG GGTACTGTGATCCAGGGGTTCATCCCACCCAACAGGATCGAGACCTATTTGCCACATATGTTCGCTGGTTCCGTCTACAGGCTTAATAACTTTTATGGATCTAAAAGCAAGACTGTATACCGAGTTGCTGAACCATTAGTGACGATTGCTTTCTCATGGAACTCTGTGCTCTCACCTCTCGAGAACAGTCCGGTTCCGTTTCCTGAAGACCGGTTTCGTTTCTATGGTTATGAGGAGTTTGAAGCGGCCTGTGACCTCAAGGGAGATCTTTATG ATTATGTCGGTCACATGAAACTGGTGAATGAGCAGACCTTGAGTGATAGTCTTGTGCTTGATGAAGTCGAGATAGCTTCTTCCAGGAGAATTTTGGTCCATGTCCAGACGCATGA TGGTCCTGTCATGAAGCTGTACATATGGGACAAGGTTGCTGTAGACTTCTGTGAGAAGTTTAAAGCGCTTGGAAAACCTCCAACCGTTATTCTGGTTACAACTGTGAATCCAAAACGTTTTGGAG GTGCCTTAACTCTGTCATCTCTATCCTCATCGCGTGTGTTTTTTGATATGGATGTTCAAGCAACTCGGGAATATCTGGCTTG GTTTGATTCGAACACAGAAGTTGCCAATAGGGTGTATGCTGAGATTGTCACCAAAGCCGAGACGGCTACTATAGGGGAGCTGTTATCTTACATGATGCAGGAAGAGGCAAAG GTAGCTTGGTTTGAGTGCACAGCCACTATTGATGATGTTGTGCGTGATTCGGCATGGTATTATATTGCTTGTGGTGGGTGCAAGACTAAAGCAACCAAAGGGCCTACCACGCTTATGTGTAAGAAGTGTGGAAAGACTGAGATTGTCGGCACTCCAGA GTATCTCACGAAGATCTCTGTCTATGACAACAATGATCACGCAAGCTTCGTGCTTCTCGGTGATGCTGGGCGTGAGTTGACTGGGATGAAAGCCTCGGATTTGGTTGAGAGCTACTTTGAG GCCAACGAAAACGTCGGAGATGATCATGTCGTCCCGGTGCCACAGTCTCTTACTGATTCCATTGGACAGTCTCGCACGTTTATTATCAAGGTATCAAAACACAACCTGGATGGCAAGACCCAGACTTTGACTGTCACCAAAGTTCTCCCTTTAGAAGTTCCAGCACTTGAAGGCGACATAGATGAAGGCGTGAAAGAGGAGCCTGTTGATGAAAAGGATGGAGCTGCAGATGGGAATGTGAAAAGGATATCTGATGGGATTGAGTCGGGAGAGACCAAGCGTGCCAAATGTGACTAA
- the LOC106438247 gene encoding protein GRAVITROPIC IN THE LIGHT 1-like → MLPSGLKETQLNNNQKVHPQPMEQCINQNPEAMEALISNLFGNISSLKSAYIQLQSAHTPYDPDKIQEADKAVISELKNLSELKHVYRENNPKPVCVSPKDSRLAAEIQEQQSLLKTYEVMVKKFQSEIQNKDSEITQMLQKIEEANQKRLKLEKNLKLRGMSSTNESSGDLQFPDLTVELFESTYEAASKAVHDFSKPLINMMKAAGWDLDSAAESIEPGVAYAKRPHKKYAFESYICQRMFSGFQQDTFSLDSDDDTETFFTQFLALKDMDPLDALATNPHSNFGKFCKSKYLILIHPKMEASFFGNLDQREYVTGGGHPRTAFYQAFLKLAKSIWLLHRLACSFDPAAKIFQVKKGSEFSDSYMESVLKNIVVDEKGESPSVGLMVMPGFWIGGSVIQSRVYVSGVKVVE, encoded by the coding sequence ATGCTACCAAGTGGGTTGAAAGAAACTCAACTCAACAACAACCAGAAGGTCCATCCTCAACCAATGGAACAATGTATCAACCAAAACCCTGAAGCTATGGAAGCACTTATCTCCAACCTCTTCGGAAACATCTCTTCTTTGAAATCTGCTTACATCCAGCTTCAATCTGCTCACACTCCTTACGACCCGGACAAGATTCAGGAAGCCGACAAGGCTGTGATCTCCGAACTCAAGAATCTCTCCGAGCTGAAACATGTTTACAGAGAGAACAACCCCAAGCCTGTGTGCGTCTCTCCCAAAGACTCTCGTTTAGCCGCAGAGATCCAAGAGCAGCAGAGTCTGTTGAAGACTTACGAGGTCATGGTGAAGAAGTTTCAGTCTGAGATTCAGAACAAAGACTCCGAGATCACTCAGATGTTGCAGAAGATCGAGGAAGCTAATCAGAAACGTCTTAAGCTCGAGAAGAATCTTAAGTTAAGGGGAATGTCGTCCACTAACGAATCTTCCGGTGATTTGCAGTTTCCTGACTTGACCGTTGAGCTTTTTGAATCAACCTATGAAGCTGCTTCTAAAGCTGTTCACGATTTCTCAAAGCCGTTGATCAACATGATGAAAGCTGCGGGATGGGATCTTGATTCTGCAGCTGAGTCCATTGAGCCTGGTGTTGCTTACGCCAAGAGGCCTCACAAGAAGTATGCGTTTGAGTCATACATATGCCAGAGGATGTTCAGTGGGTTTCAGCAGGACACTTTCTCACTAGACTCAGATGATGACACTGAGACCTTCTTCACTCAGTTTCTTGCTTTAAAGGACATGGATCCACTAGATGCTCTGGCTACAAACCCTCATTCCAACTTTGGTAAGTTCTGTAAGAGCAAGTATCTCATCTTGATCCACCCAAAGATGGAAGCTTCTTTCTTTGGAAACCTAGACCAGCGTGAGTACGTGACAGGAGGTGGCCACCCGAGGACCGCGTTTTATCAGGCCTTTTTGAAGCTAGCAAAGTCTATATGGTTATTGCACAGGCTTGCTTGCTCGTTTGATCCAGCTGCGAAGATCTTCCAGGTGAAAAAGGGTAGTGAGTTCTCTGATTCATACATGGAAAGTGTTTTGAAGAACATAGTTGTGGATGAAAAGGGAGAGAGCCCAAGTGTTGGTCTTATGGTGATGCCTGGGTTTTGGATCGGTGGAAGTGTGATTCAGAGCAGAGTTTATGTCTCAGGTGTGAAGGTCGTTGAATGA
- the LOC106438248 gene encoding 3-phosphoshikimate 1-carboxyvinyltransferase, chloroplastic-like, with protein MAQASRICQNPCVISNLSKSNQRKSPFSVSLKTHQQQRGAYQISSWGLKKSNNGSVIRPVKVMASVSTAEKASEIVLQPIREISGLIKLPGSKSLSNRILLLAALSEGTTVVDNLLNSDDINYMLDALNKLGLNVERDSENNRAVVEGCGGIFPASLDSKGDIELYLGNAGTAMRPLTAAVTAAGGNASYVLDGVPRMRERPIGDLVVGLKQLGADVECTLGTNCPPVRVNANGGLPGGKVKLSGSISSQYLTALLMAAPLALGDVEIEIIDKLISVPYVEMTLKLMERFGVSAEHSDSWDRFFVKGGQKYKSPGNAYVEGDASSASYFLAGAAITGETVTVEGCGTTSLQGDVKFAEVLEKMGCKVSWTENSVTVTGPSRDAFGMRHLRAVDVNMNKMPDVAMTLAVVALFADGPTTIRDVASWRVKETERMIAICTELRKLGATVEEGSDYCVITPPAKLKPAEIDTYDDHRMAMAFSLAACADVPVTIKDPGCTRKTFPDYFQVLESITKH; from the exons ATGGCGCAAGCTAGCAGAATCTGCCAGAACCCATGTGTTATCTCCAATCTCTCCAAATCAAACCAACGCAAATCGCCCTTCTCTGTCTCTCTGAAGACGCACCAGCAGCAGCGTGGAGCTTATCAGATATCTTCGTGGGGATTGAAGAAGAGTAACAACGGCTCCGTGATTCGTCCGGTTAAGGTTATGGCCTCTGTTTCCACGGCGGAGAAAGCTTCGGAGATTGTGCTTCAACCCATTAGAGAAATCTCGGGTCTGATCAAGCTACCCGGATCCAAATCTCTATCCAACCGGATTCTTCTTCTTGCCGCTCTATCTGAG GGAACTACTGTAGTTGACAACTTGTTGAACAGTGATGACATTAACTACATGCTTGATGCGTTGAACAAGTTGGGGCTTAATGTGGAACGTGACAGTGAGAACAACCGTGCGGTTGTTGAAGGATGTGGCGGGATATTCCCAGCTTCTTTAGATTCTAAGGGTGATATCGAGTTGTACCTTGGGAATGCAGGAACAGCCATGCGTCCACTTACGGCTGCAGTTACTGCTGCTGGTGGCAACGCAAG TTATGTGCTTGATGGGGTGCCTAGAATGAGGGAAAGACCTATAGGAGATTTGGTTGTTGGTCTTAAGCAGCTTGGTGCTGATGTTGAATGTACTCTTGGTACTAACTGTCCTCCTGTTCGTGTCAATGCTAATGGTGGCCTGCCCGGTGGAAAG GTGAAGCTTTCTGGATCAATCAGTAGTCAATACTTGACTGCTCTGCTCATGGCAGCTCCTTTAGCTCTTGGAGACGTTGAGATTGAGATCATTGATAAACTGATTTCTGTGCCGTATGTTGAAATGACATTGAAGTTGATGGAACGTTTTGGTGTTAGTGCCGAGCATAGTGACAGTTGGGATCGTTTCTTTGTCAAGGGCGGTCAGAAATACAA GTCGCCTGGTAATGCTTACGTAGAAGGTGATGCTTCTAGTGCTAGTTATTTTTTGGCTGGTGCTGCCATTACTGGTGAAACTGTTACTGTTGAAGGTTGTGGAACAACCAGCCTGCAG GGAGATGTTAAGTTCGCTGAGGTTCTTGAGAAAATGGGATGTAAAGTGTCATGGACAGAGAACAGTGTGACTGTGACTGGACCATCTAGAGATGCTTTTGGAATGAGACACTTGCGTGCTGTTGATGTCAACATGAACAAAATGCCTGATGTAGCCATGACTCTTGCCGTTGTTGCTCTCTTTGCAGATGGTCCAACCACCATTAGAGATG TGGCTAGCTGGAGAGTAAAGGAGACAGAAAGGATGATTGCCATTTGCACAGAGCTTAGGAAG CTTGGAGCTACAGTGGAAGAGGGTTCAGATTATTGTGTGATAACTCCACCAGCAAAGCTGAAACCAGCGGAGATTGACACATATGATGATCATAGAATGGCAATGGCATTCTCCCTTGCAGCTTGTGCTGATGTTCCAGTGACCATCAAAGATCCTGGTTGTACCAGGAAAACTTTCCCTGACTACTTCCAAGTCCTTGAAAGTATCACAAAGCACTAA
- the LOC106438249 gene encoding UDP-glucuronate 4-epimerase 4, protein MSRLDDIPSSPGKFKIDKSSYFNRLRFQSSPIKFAFISFFLLCLISLLFLRSPPSVNSSQSDPSRRSLRTFTYGGPAWEKRIRASARTRTSSNGMTVLVTGAAGFVGTHVSSALKRRGDGVIGLDNFNDYYDPSLKRARQALLERSGVFIVEGDINDVELLRKLFKIVSFTHVMHLAAQAGVRYAMENPSSYVHSNIAGLVNLLEVCKAANPQPAIVWASSSSVYGLNTKVPFSEKDRTDQPASLYAATKKAGEEIAHTYNHIYGLSLTGLRFFTVYGPWGRPDMAYFFFTKDILKGKSISIFESANHGTVARDFTYIDDIVKGCLGALDTAEKSTGTGGKKRGPAQLRVFNLGNTSPVPVSDLVSILERQLKVKAKKNVIKMPRNGDVPFTHANISLAQRELGYKPTTDLQTGLKKFVRWYLSYYSGGKKAAAR, encoded by the coding sequence ATGTCTCGTCTTGACGACATACCATCAAGCCCAGGCAAGTTCAAGATTGACAAATCTTCATACTTCAACCGTCTCAGGTTTCAATCATCTCCCATCAAGTTcgcattcatctccttcttcctcctctgtCTCATCTCCCTACTCTTCCTCCGATCTCCACCGTCCGTTAACTCCTCCCAATCCGACCCATCTCGCCGCTCCCTCCGAACCTTCACCTACGGAGGACCCGCTTGGGAGAAACGCATCCGAGCCTCTGCTCGAACCCGAACCTCAAGCAACGGAATGACCGTTTTAGTCACCGGAGCAGCGGGTTTCGTCGGTACACACGTCTCCTCGGCCTTAAAACGCCGCGGAGACGGCGTTATCGGCCTTGACAACTTCAACGACTACTACGACCCTTCTCTGAAACGTGCGAGGCAAGCTTTACTAGAGAGAAGCGGCGTCTTCATCGTGGAAGGAGACATAAACGACGTCGAATTGCTCCGTAAGCTCTTCAAGATCGTCTCCTTCACTCACGTCATGCATCTAGCCGCTCAAGCAGGAGTTAGGTACGCAATGGAGAACCCTAGCTCCTACGTTCACAGCAACATCGCTGGACTAGTCAACCTCCTTGAGGTCTGCAAAGCGGCTAACCCGCAACCAGCTATTGTCTGGGCCTCCTCTAGCTCCGTCTATGGACTCAACACGAAAGTACCCTTCTCCGAGAAAGACAGAACAGACCAACCGGCTAGCTTATACGCCGCCACGAAGAAAGCTGGTGAAGAGATAGCTCATACTTACAACCACATCTACGGGCTGTCTCTTACAGGACTAAGGTTCTTCACCGTGTACGGACCATGGGGAAGACCAGACATGGCGTACTTCTTCTTCACTAAAGATATCTTGAAAGGTAAGTCCATATCCATCTTCGAGTCGGCGAACCACGGCACGGTGGCTAGAGACTTCACTTACATAGACGACATCGTGAAAGGATGCTTAGGAGCGCTTGATACGGCGGAGAAGAGTACAGGAACCGGAGGGAAGAAGAGAGGTCCGGCGCAGCTGAGAGTGTTTAACCTCGGGAACACGTCGCCGGTGCCGGTTTCCGATCTGGTGAGTATACTGGAGAGGCAGCTGAAAGTGAAGGCCAAGAAGAATGTGATCAAGATGCCACGAAACGGCGACGTTCCGTTCACTCATGCTAATATCAGCTTAGCTCAGCGTGAGCTTGGGTATAAGCCGACCACGGATTTGCAGACGGGATTGAAGAAGTTCGTGAGGTGGTACCTGAGTTATTACTCCGGTGGTAAGAAAGCCGCCGCGAGATGA
- the BNAA03G56780D gene encoding uncharacterized protein BNAA03G56780D isoform X1: MVSRRDYRSLRSCTGWRRFLLLVPVLVVLPHLSSLVDYSTSTRAKNEAPSTRSKKLDHLVLGPAAGVGFPDRLHCRGTKALNKTHTTASHVSGAAGNGVSFVTVFTVYNNTTSLGDLKSSNVVSVVGNVTYSKPARSMAVLDAFAYFIQVSMPKSKVVILTDPASQLSIQASNVMVEPIPGDYSRGNLMLQRIMSYITFLEMKLQKNDGGTNHYIFTDSDIAVVDNIETIFVKHPNFHIALTFRNNKDQPLNSGFIAVRGTREGILRAKVFLEQVLKAYKTKYMKASRMLGDQLALVWVVKSHPSFEAKRFTKPQAFTQEIAGASVLFLPCALYNWTPPEGAGQFHGMPLDVKIVHFKGSRKRLMLEAWNFHKSTWNIPDMLCLVLGDQSQLRAEVVTLFYLKMNQILIQQLRTRQVT; encoded by the exons ATGGTTTCCCGAAGAGATTACCGGAGCTTGAGATCTTGTACCGGATGGCGTCGGTTTCTATTACTTGTCCCCGTACTCGTTGTTCTTCCTCATCTCTCTTCACTTGTTGATTATTCTACTTCTACTAGAGCTAAGAACGAAGCGCCAAGCACTCGTAGCAAGAAACTAGATCACCTTGTGCTCGGACCTGCTGCTGGAGTAGGCTTTCCCGATAGATTGCATTGCCGAG GCACGAAGGCTCTGAACAAGACACACACTACAGCTTCTCATGTGTCTGGTGCTGCTGGAAATGGAGTTTCTTTTGTCACAGTGTTTACTGTTTATAATAATACTACATCACTCGGTGATTTGAAATCCTCCAATGTGGTTTCTGTTGTTGGGAATGTTACCTATAGCAAGCCAGCGAGGTCAATGGCTGTTCTTGATGCATTCGCCTACTTCATTCAG GTGAGTATGCCTAAGAGTAAAGTTGTCATATTGACTGATCCAGCGTCTCAACTGTCTATTCAAGCAAGCAATGTGATGGTAGAGCCTATTCCTGGTGATTATTCACGGGGTAACCTGATGCTTCAAAGAATCATGTCTTACATT ACCTTTCTTGAGATGAAGCTCCAGAAGAATGATGGTGGAACGAACCACTATATCTTCACTGATTCCGATATAGCTGTGGTTGATAACATTGAGACTATATTTGTCAAGCATCCAAACTTCCATATAGCTCTCACATTCAGGAACAATAAAGATCAACCGCTGAACTCAGGCTTTATAGCAGTGAGAGGAACCCGTGAAGGAATCCTAAG GGCTAAAGTTTTTCTTGAACAAGTCTTAAAAGCTTACAAAACCAAATACATGAAGGCATCGCGTATGCTTGGTGATCAATTGGCTTTGGTATGGGTTGTCAAATCTCATCCTTCATTTGAAGCAAAGAGATTCACAAAGCCACAAGCGTTCACACAAGAAATAGCTGGAGCTTCAGTTCTGTTTCTACCATGTGCTCTATACAACTGGACACCTCCTGAAGGTGCTGGTCAGTTCCATGGCATGCCGTTAGATGTCAAG ATTGTTCACTTCAAAGGATCAAGGAAACGCTTAATGCTAGAGGCATGGAACTTCCACAAATCTACTTGGAACATTCCAGATATGTTGTGTCTTGTTCTAG GAGATCAGTCACAGTTACGTGCTGAAGTAGTAACATTGTTTTATTTGAagatgaatcaaattttaatacaACAGTTACGTACCAGGCAAgtaacataa
- the BNAA03G56780D gene encoding uncharacterized protein BNAA03G56780D isoform X2: MVSRRDYRSLRSCTGWRRFLLLVPVLVVLPHLSSLVDYSTSTRAKNEAPSTRSKKLDHLVLGPAAGVGFPDRLHCRGTKALNKTHTTASHVSGAAGNGVSFVTVFTVYNNTTSLGDLKSSNVVSVVGNVTYSKPARSMAVLDAFAYFIQVSMPKSKVVILTDPASQLSIQASNVMVEPIPGDYSRGNLMLQRIMSYITFLEMKLQKNDGGTNHYIFTDSDIAVVDNIETIFVKHPNFHIALTFRNNKDQPLNSGFIAVRGTREGILRAKVFLEQVLKAYKTKYMKASRMLGDQLALVWVVKSHPSFEAKRFTKPQAFTQEIAGASVLFLPCALYNWTPPEGAGQFHGMPLDVKIVHFKGSRKRLMLEAWNFHKSTWNIPDMLCLVLGSGRTKYDF; this comes from the exons ATGGTTTCCCGAAGAGATTACCGGAGCTTGAGATCTTGTACCGGATGGCGTCGGTTTCTATTACTTGTCCCCGTACTCGTTGTTCTTCCTCATCTCTCTTCACTTGTTGATTATTCTACTTCTACTAGAGCTAAGAACGAAGCGCCAAGCACTCGTAGCAAGAAACTAGATCACCTTGTGCTCGGACCTGCTGCTGGAGTAGGCTTTCCCGATAGATTGCATTGCCGAG GCACGAAGGCTCTGAACAAGACACACACTACAGCTTCTCATGTGTCTGGTGCTGCTGGAAATGGAGTTTCTTTTGTCACAGTGTTTACTGTTTATAATAATACTACATCACTCGGTGATTTGAAATCCTCCAATGTGGTTTCTGTTGTTGGGAATGTTACCTATAGCAAGCCAGCGAGGTCAATGGCTGTTCTTGATGCATTCGCCTACTTCATTCAG GTGAGTATGCCTAAGAGTAAAGTTGTCATATTGACTGATCCAGCGTCTCAACTGTCTATTCAAGCAAGCAATGTGATGGTAGAGCCTATTCCTGGTGATTATTCACGGGGTAACCTGATGCTTCAAAGAATCATGTCTTACATT ACCTTTCTTGAGATGAAGCTCCAGAAGAATGATGGTGGAACGAACCACTATATCTTCACTGATTCCGATATAGCTGTGGTTGATAACATTGAGACTATATTTGTCAAGCATCCAAACTTCCATATAGCTCTCACATTCAGGAACAATAAAGATCAACCGCTGAACTCAGGCTTTATAGCAGTGAGAGGAACCCGTGAAGGAATCCTAAG GGCTAAAGTTTTTCTTGAACAAGTCTTAAAAGCTTACAAAACCAAATACATGAAGGCATCGCGTATGCTTGGTGATCAATTGGCTTTGGTATGGGTTGTCAAATCTCATCCTTCATTTGAAGCAAAGAGATTCACAAAGCCACAAGCGTTCACACAAGAAATAGCTGGAGCTTCAGTTCTGTTTCTACCATGTGCTCTATACAACTGGACACCTCCTGAAGGTGCTGGTCAGTTCCATGGCATGCCGTTAGATGTCAAG ATTGTTCACTTCAAAGGATCAAGGAAACGCTTAATGCTAGAGGCATGGAACTTCCACAAATCTACTTGGAACATTCCAGATATGTTGTGTCTTGTTCTAGGTAGTGGAAGAACTAAATACGATTTCTAA